Proteins encoded within one genomic window of Aspergillus nidulans FGSC A4 chromosome VII:
- a CDS encoding Zn(II)2Cys6 transcription factor domain-containing protein (transcript_id=CADANIAT00008348), with protein sequence MIQAILPAELILFVIDCLLPSMPPVVFSPGHVITRTLLSLTLVCKLVSRAAKKLLLKHCLYINSAYRLSLLLKKGTLSANNSQSSSTRLFLSPFSANNLNIPPLVHQINELSAIISASLTSLIIDMPLRHLYPEDDVYQVRPILRTAFSRMVQLREFVSIRDELYLDTYTIDLQAQGPGQEQKDEPAVWSLWPNLQRLALYNVAVHSSQFIEGLRRCSNLTHLVLVRPDGLTEDVSPEGIDPESLPSLQRLIIVNTGSGFSHTFQVDEETWQRSFIGLLEASRSLGLHGPEDMDSKSDSVASNLSLRTPFGRDNDDISICQEWLLEHASSGALWRMADDRRVLGVTMTPESFLDLAYGKPDAYGESDAVRWESKSLNLWTCDVCSAVFQRVDHFKRHSTTHRTAKPYGCDFCGCVYKRGCARSKRSCSGGQPCSECHSRGRTCSYNRLGNANTTTAMGQSKLRRFPRVEGPAGSQDIGQLLNHAAQDRQPTSESNGTTWTLGSQNFYASADVCYRAYSRLH encoded by the exons ATGATCCAGGCAATACTCCCCGCTGAGTTGATCCTGTTTGTCATTGACTGTCTATTGCCCTCGATGCCCCCAGTTGTGTTCAGCCCAGGCCATGTAATCACTCGCACACTCCTCAGCTTGACGCTAGTTTGCAAGCTGGTCTCGCGAGCAGCAAAAAAACTGCTATTGAAACACTGTCTCTACATCAACTCCGCCTATCGACTGAGTCTACTACTGAAGAAGGGCACTTTATCCGCGAACAATAGTCAGTCCTCGTCGACGAGACTCTTCCTGTCCCCATTCTCAGCAAacaatctcaacatcccGCCACTCGTGCACCAAATAAATGAGCTATCAGCCATAATAAGCGCGAGCCTAACTAGCCTTATCATCGACATGcctctccgccatctctATCCTGAGGATGACGTATATCAGGTACGCCCAATCCTCCGCACCGCCTTCTCTCGTATGGTCCAGCTCAGAGAGTTTGTTTCTATCCGCGACGAGCTTTACCTCGATACATACACTATAGACCTACAAGCGCAAGGACCAggacaggagcagaaggatgagCCAGCAGTCTGGTCCCTCTGGCCGAACCTGCAGCGCCTGGCGCTGTACAACGTCGCCGTCCACTCTAGCCAGTTCATCGAGGGCCTCCGACGGTGCTCGAACCTAACTCACCTTGTCCTTGTCCGACCCGATGGTCTAACCGAGGATGTATCCCCGGAGGGAATAGACCCAGAGTCTCTGCCGTCATTGCAGCGGCTTATCATAGTAAATACCGGATCGGGCTTTTCGCATACTTTCcaggttgatgaggagacgtGGCAGAGATCATTTATTGGGCTGTTGGAAGCATCGCGGTCTTTGGGGTTGCATGGCCCTGAGGATATGGACTCAAAGTCAGATTCGGTAGCTAGCAATCTTTCGCTGCGGACGCCATTTGGCAGAGATAATGATGATATTTCGATATGCCAGGAGTGGCTCTTGGAACATGCGAGCAGTGGTGCATTGTGGCGGATGGCAGATGATCGGAGAGTTCTTGGTGTGA CCATGACGCCTGAGTCGTTTCTGGATCTGGCCTATGGAAAGCCGGACGCGTATGGAGAGTCGGACGCGGTCCGCTGGGAATCCAAATCCTTAAACTTGTGGACCTGCGACGTCTGCTCCGCTGTCTTCCAGAGGGTGGATCATTTCAAGCGTCACTCAACAACAC ATAGAACCGCTAAACCATACGGTTGTGATTTCTGCGGTTGCGTATACAAACGAGG TTGCGCGAGATCGAAGAGGTCGTGCTCCGGAGGCCAGCCATGCTCAGAGTGTCACTCGCGCGGGAGGACATGCTCTTACAATCGCTTGGGAAACGCTAATACCACTACTGCCATGGGGCAAAGTAAACTGCGGAGGTTCCCGCGGGTGGAAGGACCCGCTGGCAGCCAGGACATCGGtcagcttctcaaccatGCAGCCCAAGATCGTCAACCTACATCCGAATCAAATGGGACCACCTGGACTCTTGGCTCCCAGAATTTCTATGCTTCTGCGGACGTTTGCTATAGGGCGTATAGTCGACTTCACTAG
- a CDS encoding glutaminyl-peptide cyclotransferase family protein (transcript_id=CADANIAT00008349) — translation MRFASQGGLRPLLSVWLAVSYFLPLSGAYRDVSDAALKALPRPGKDFDIHDGAILSPILIPRVPGTAGSTAVLNHFVDFFRNSLPKWNVEFQNSTSTTPVSDGKEVPFVNFIAYRDPPFAAKGDVGRLTLVAHYDSKYEPKGFIGAIDSAAPCAMIMHAMRSIDEALTKKWESGSPDDYLEYHGIQILFLDGEEAFKAWTDTDSLYGARSLAQHWDSEVNPAISVYKTPLSSISLFVLLDLLGSKNPIIHSYYRTTHWAYQKLANVERRLRDLKMFKSNGETWFPDSSTNERQLSYYGSLGDDHVPFLKRGVDVLHVIDYSPTRGGFPSVWHTIKDDAEHLDIDTVEDWSLLIAGFAAEWMELEGFMPETKTKKRNSDKTELFSVYQSVLFQFIFFCSLPSVYAPKLISSCPTYTQPFAQDPMLAEALSAALLAQGILLVIPKLHQTPLLPSQNASQYQQQ, via the exons ATGAGGTTCGCTTCCCAGGGTGGGCTTCGCCCACTGCTCTCGGTATGGCTTGCCGTTTCGTATTTTCTTCCGCTCAGTGGCGCATATCGGGACGTGTCAGACGCGGCCCTAAAGGCGCTTCCCCGGCCGGGAAAGGACTTTGATATCCACGACGGCGCCATCCTCTCGCCCATTCTTATCCCTCGTGTCCCAGGAACTGCTGGATCTACGGCGGTTCTTAATCATTTTGTCGATTTCTTCCGGAACTCACTCCCGAAGTGGAACGTCGAGTTTCAGAACTCAACTTCTACGACGCCTGTGTCGGATGGAAAGGAGGTCCCTTTTGTGAACTTCATCGCCTATCGGGATCCTCCCTTCGCAGCCAAGGGCGATGTGGGAAGATTGACCCTCGTCGCCCATTACGATAGTAAATACGAGCCTAAAGGCTTTATCGGAGCCATTGATAGCGCTGCTCCGTGCGCGATGATTATGCATGCGATGCGCAGTATCGACGAggccttgacaaagaaaTGGGAATCCGGCTCTCCTGACGATTATCTCGAGTACCACGGAATCCAGATCCTTTTCttggacggcgaagaagcctTTAAAGCATGGACTGACACTGATTCTTTGTATGGGGCTCGCTCACTTGCCCAACATTGGGATTCTGAAGTAAATCCAGCAATATCGGTCTACAAAACGCCGCTTTCATCCATATCCCTGTTCGTTCTCTTGGACTTACTGGGTTCCAAAAACCCAATAATTCACTCTTATTATCGAACAACGCACTGGGCCTATCAGAAGCTGGCGAATGTTGAACGTCGCCTTAGGGATCTAAAGATGTTCAAGTCGAACGGCGAGACCTGGTTTCCTGACAGCTCAACAAATGAGCGGCAATTATCTTATTATGGTAGCTTGGGGGATGACCATGTCCCATTCCTCAAACGTGGAGTGGACGTCCTGCACGTCATCGACTACTCGCCCACGCGCGGTGGATTTCCAAGTGTCTGGCACACCATCAAGGACGATGCTGAACACCTGGATATCGACACGGTAGAGGATTGGAGTCTTCTAATTGCTGGTTTTGCTGCCGAGTGGATGGAACTGGAAGGCTTCATGCcagaaacaaaaacaaaaaagcGCAACTCTGACAAGACTGAATT ATTTTCGGTCTATCAATCCGTCCTGTTTCAATTTAT ATTTTTCTGTTCTCTGCCTTCGGTTTACGCCCCAAAGCTCATATCAAGCTGCCCAACATATACCCAGCCATTTGCGCAAGACCCCATGTTGGCTGAAGCACTGAGCGCAGCACTGCTGGCCCAGGGCATACTCCTCGTAATCCCCAAGCTACACCAAACACCATTGCTCCCGTCACAAAACGCcagtcaatatcagcaaCAGTAG
- a CDS encoding carotenoid oxygenase family protein (transcript_id=CADANIAT00008347), with translation MPNTQATDTSVHFNDWPNEQGFDANHEQKTPIELSVTGSIPHYAAGTLYRTGPGRYKVDTKHGNTFQVSHWFDGFSQTHRFQLVPPESPDSSMRVLYNSRFSTDDMIEYAHETGSLGDRFSFGGFSSDPCEAIYSKVQSTYEPRHDSPSFINTGVTLSINMPGLDSPSSSSISSANEKLNTSSGVKTLTAKTDNSTYKQLHPSTLEPLALATQGILHPELTGPLSASHAKSDPETGDVYNYNLSFSSGTPTYRVFRVSAETGETSILAAFTAAPAYLHSFFLTGDYVVICVWNAHLSPEGFMKKPGSYIGAIKEFDNQIPAKWYVVDRRHGGLVAVYESQAFFCFHTINAWQETSNPSDSSTSQLDIVAECIMYENPDILHKLYYEYLVSSSSAGRLEPSAVNNGGKMQTRIARFRLPAIPVSSRREGEEPEPLAPLKAILVSTACHALSPELATLNPFYITHPHRYTYAVTDRGLSTFVDGIVKFDSLTGETKLWSEHAQSPGEAIFVADPDGKEEDDGVLLSVVLDGRSGRSYLLVLDAGNMKEIGRASVNAAVGFGFHGVHVAGNGVGGVDF, from the exons ATGCCCAACACTCAAGCAACCGATACCAGTGTCCACTTCAATGACTGGCCGAATGAACAAGGC TTCGACGCCAATCATGAGCAAAAAACTCCTATTGAGCTATCTGTGACCGGAAGTATCCCACATTATGCAGCAGGAACCCTCTACAGAACGGGCCCAGGCCGGTACAAAGTCGACACAAAGCACGGAAACACATTCCAAGTCTCACATTGGTTCGACGGGTTCAGCCAAACTCATCGATTCCAGCTCGTCCCTCCAGAGAGCCCAGACTCATCCATGCGCGTATTATACAACTCCCGTTTCTCAACAGATGACATGATAGAGTATGCGCACGAAACAGGCTCCTTAGGTGACAGATTTAGTTTCGGCGGATTTAGCTCAGACCCATGCGAGGCAATATACTCAAAAGTCCAATCAACGTACGAGCCACGCCATGACAGCCCTTCCTTTATCAACACCGGGGTTACACTCTCTATCAACATGCCAGGGCTAgactctccatcctcatcgtcaattTCAAGCGCCAACGAGAAACTAAATACATCCAGTGGGGTCAAAACTCTAACCGCCAAAACAGACAATTCAACGTACAAACAGCTCCACCCTTCTACCCTTGAGCCCCTAGCCCTAGCTACCCAGGGAATCCTCCATCCAGAGCTAACGGGGCCCCTCTCCGCATCGCATGCAAAATCAGACCCTGAGACTGGAGATGTATACAACTACaacctctctttctcctcagGGACACCTACATACCGCGTGTTTCGTGTCTCCGCTGAGACAGGGGAAACGTCTATCCTTGCTGCTTTTACCGCTGCACCAGCGTATTTGCATTCGTTTTTCCTGACGGGGGATTACGTCGTTATCTGTGTTTGGAATGCGCACTTGTCCCCTGAGGGATTTATGAAGAAGCCGGGTTCATACATTGGGGCTATTAAGGAGTTTGATAACCAAATTCCGGCGAAGTGGTACGTTGTTGATCGGAGACATGGAGGACTTGTTGCAGTTTATGAAAGCCAGGcgttcttctgcttccatACCATCAATGCGTGGCAGGAGACAAGCAACCCAAGTGACTCCTCAACCTCACAACTAGACATAGTCGCCGAGTGTATTATGTACGAAAATCCCGATATTTTGCACAAGCTCTACTACGAGTATCTTGTCTCTTCATCAAGTGCAGGGCGCCTCGAGCCTAGTGCTGTGAATAATGGCGGAAAGATGCAAACTCGCATTGCGCGGTTCCGGTTACCTGCTATACCCGTCTCCTCTCGtagggaaggagaagaaccAGAGCCCCTAGCCCCGTTAAAAGCTATCCTCGTCTCAACCGCTTGTCACGCGCTCTCCCCGGAACTTGCAACCCTAAACCCCTTCTATATCACACATCCCCACCGATATACATACGCCGTTACTGACCGGGGCCTGTCAACCTTTGTCGATGGGATAGTAAAGTTCGACTCCCTTACAGGCGAAACAAAACTCTGGTCTGAGCATGCCCAATCACCGGGGGAAGCGATCTTTGTTGCGGATCCGGAtggcaaagaagaggacgatggaGTCTTGCTTAGTGTTGTGTTGGATGGGCGGAGCGGGAGGAGTTACTTGCTCGTCCTTGACGCTGGAAATATGAAGGAGATTGGCAGGGCAAGTGTTAATGCGGCTGTGGGTTTTGGGTTTCATGGGGTGCATGTTGCTGGAAATGGGGTTGGCGGAGTGGATTTTTGA
- a CDS encoding cytochrome P450 (transcript_id=CADANIAT00008346) — translation MSLIVLFIVILLSLIIRALYLLYRHPLSSVPGPKLAACTSLWLAYHTYIGDECSTLFALHQRYGPVLRIAPNDVDIASGDAIEPIYLARGGFPKTPVYSKFDIDGHSTIFSTLTLPERASRAKAVAPLFSTASIRNSQERLLEVVDDFVDRLRQGAQSGRPVNVLGLARAMAIDAVSAYLFQERYGALDENAEVMSASLFVDAYVGVGAFFNFVCGRVGEFLVGLVEYLTQLSGTAKSFTAIDDYTSRLVRQAVPKSGSYQIRLLERVSLRQTQIEIKDVCFAGTDSTGMDVATIIWYLAKYPEKYIKLRTALENNPPDGDPLSTPYLRAVIREGLRLSWANPTRLPRSVPAGGWKYKSYSFPEGTSVGISAWQLHQEESIFPNPLSFDPERWLEPNVTDDMLNNFFAFGKGTRACIAQNLGTAEVTLAIWKVVEKDMLRGARILQWFNSRVKGEEILVQWIDR, via the exons ATGAGCCTCATAGTCCTCTTCATAGTCATCCTTCTTTCACTTATCATCCGTGCTCTCTACCTGCTCTACAGACACCCCCTCTCCTCAGTTCCTGGCCCCAAACTCGCCGCCTGCACATCCCTCTGGCTCGCCTACCACACTTACATTGGTGACGAATGTAGCACCCTCTTCGCGTTACATCAGAGATATGGACCCGTGCTGCGTATCGCTCCAAACGACGTTGATATTGCCTCTGGTGACGCGATAGAACCCATCTACCTAGCGCGCGGCGGGTTCCCCAAGACCCCAGTGTATTCTAAGTTCGACATTGACGGACACAGCACGATCTTCTCGACATTGACCTTACCAGAGCGAGCGAGTCGAGCCAAGGCCGTAGCGCCACTTTTCTCGACGGCGTCGATCCGTAACTCGCAAGAGAGGTTGCTGGAAGTTGTAGATGATTTCGTGGACAGGTTGCGACAGGGGGCCCAGTCTGGCCGGCCGGTCAATGTGCTGGGCCTGGCTAGGGCTATGGCGATTGATGCTGTGAGCGCGTACCTCTTCCAAGAGCGGTATGGGGCGCTTGACGAGAACGCGGAGGTTATGTCTGCCTCACTGTTTGTGGATGCGTATGTGGGTGTTGGCGCGTTCTTCAACTTTGTCTGTGGCCGCGTTGGCGAGTTTCTAGTCGGTCTTGTTGAATACCTGACTCAGCTATCTGGGACAGCCAAGTCCTTTACGGCGATCGATGACTACACCAGCCGGTTGGTGAGACAGGCGGTCCCCAAAAGCGGCAGCTACCAAATTCGTCTCCTGGAACGGGTCTCACTGCGCCAGACGCAGATTGAGATCAAAGATGTCTGTTTTGCGGGGACGGACTCGACGGGCATGGATGTTGCAACAATTATCTGGTACTTGGCGAAATATCCTGAAAA ATACATCAAACTCCGCACTGCCCTCGAAAACAACCCCCCAGATGGTGACCCTCTTTCCACCCCGTACCTCCGCGCTGTCATCCGAGAAGGACTTCGCCTCTCCTGGGCGAATCCTACCCGCCTTCCGCGTTCCGTGCCTGCCGGCGGTTGGAAATACAAATCCTACTCCTTCCCGGAAGGGACAAGCGTTGGCATCTCGGCATGGCAATTGCACCAGGAGGAAAGTATCTTCCCCAATCCCTTATCTTTCGATCCAGAACGGTGGCTAGAGCCGAATGTGACAGACGACATGCTGAACAATTTCTTCGCGTTTGGCAAGGGAACGAGGGCATGTATTGCGCAGAATCTAGGAACCGCGGAAGTGACGCTTGCTATCTGGAAGGTTGTGGAGAAGGATATGCTTAGGGGCGCTAGG ATTTTGCAATGGTTTAATAGTAGGGTtaaaggggaagaaattCTTGTGCAGTGGATTGATAGGTGA